CGTCCGTGCTCAGCGCGGCACCTCGTCGGCCAGCTGCACGCGCGCCACCTGGAACGCGCGTTCGGTCCACAGCGCGTACATCGCCGCAGAGGGATGCAGGCCGTCGTCGACCAGCATCACCGCTTCGCCGCCGGGTACCCGGCTGAGGTCGGTGATGTCGATGAACGACACGCCGTGTTCGGCGCAGATCGCGGCGGCGGCCGCATTGTAGGCGTCCAGCTCCTGCCCGACCTGCACACGGTCGCGGTTGTTGTCGCGCGCATACGGGGTCACGCCCCAATCGGGAATGGACAGCACCAGCACGCGCTGCGCACGGTCGCCGGCAAAGCCGAGTGCGCGCTGCAGCAGCGCGGTGAAGCGCGGGCGGTAGTCGTCCACGCTGCGGCCGCGGTACTGGTCGTTCACCCCGATCAGCAGGCTGACCAGGCCGAACGGCCCCTGCGGCGCGGCGGCATCGATGCCGGCCTCCAGCTCGTCGGTGGTCCAGCCGGTGGTGGCGATGATCTGCGGGTCGTCCACCGCCACGCTGATGTCGCGCAGGCCGGCCACCAGCTGCAGTGGCCAACGCGCGGCCGGTTCAACCCCTTCGCCGATGGTGTAGGAGTCGCCCAGGGCCAGATAGGACAGCGCCACTCAGGCCACCGCGCTGCGCGGCTTCAGCGGCACTACTTTGGTATTCGCTTCGGCACGCCGGGCCAACGCGCGGTCGATGCGGGCGAAGACATCGCGCATCACCTCTGCTTCGGGCAGCAGGGTGACCCGGAAGTGGTGGCGGTAGGGCACGTTGAAGCTCGAGCCCGGGACCACCAGTACGCCTTCCTCGTTCATCAGTTCCAGCGCGAAATCGTGGTCGTCGAAGCTGCGGGCCGCCGGCCCAACCACCGCCGGGAAGGCGTACAGCGCGCCGGCCGGCGCCACCAGCGACAGGTGCTCGCTGGCGTTGCAGGCCTCGATCACCGCGCGGCGGGTTTCATACAGGCGGCCGCCGGGCGCGCACAGCGCCGAGACGGTGTCCGGGCCGTTGACGGCCGCATCGATGGCGTACTGGCCGGGCACGTTGGCGCACAGGCGCAGCGCGCTGAGCAGGTCCATCGCCGCGCGGAACTCGCCCAGCCGTTCGGCTGCACCGGACAACATCGCCCAGCCCACCCGCCAGCCACAGGCGCGGTGCACCTTGCTCAGCCCGCTGAAGGTGATGCACGGATGCTCGCCGGCCAGCGGGGCCACCGGGTGGAACTGCGCGTCGTCGTACAGGATCTGGTCGTAGATCTCATCGACCATCAGCAGCAGGTTGTGCTTGGCGGCGATGGCGACGATGCGCTCCAGCAGGTCGCGCGAGTAGCTGGCGCCGCTGGGGTTGTTCGGGTTGATCAGCACGATGGCGCGGGTGCGCGAGGACACCAGCGTCTCGATTTCCACCGGGTCCGGCTGGAAGCCGTTCTCCGGGGCGCAGCGGTAGTACACCGGGCGGCCGTCGTTGAGGATGGTGGCCGCCGACCACAGCGGGTAGTCGGGCGAGGGCACCAGCACTTCATCGCCGGGGTTGAGCAGGGCGCGCAGCGACAGGTCGATCAGCTCGCTGACACCATTGCCGACGAACACCCGGTCCGGATGCGCATCGGGCGCGCCACGGCGGGCGTAGGCGGCGGCGATGGCCTCGCGGGCCTCCGGCAGGCCTTGCTGGTGGGTATACGGGTCGGTGCGGCCCATGTCGTCGGCGATCGCGCGCTGCAGGTGTTCCGGTGCGCGGAAGCCGAAGTTGCCCGGGTTGCCGATGTTCAGCTTGATCAGCTTGCGCCCCTGGGCCTCCAGCTCACGCGCTCGCCGCGCCAGTTCGCCCCGGATCTCGTAGCGGACTTCGGACAGGCGCTCGCGGGTGGCAAGCGGCTTGATCGGGGGCGTGGACATGACTGGGCCGTTGGAGGGCATGGAATCTGCATGGTAGCGGAATTGGTGCGTTGCGGGGCAAGCCCCCGCCGGGGCCAAAACCCCATTGTTGGCGGGCAGTTGCCGGGCCCGGCCGGAGCGGCGGGGGAGGGTAGAATGGGGCGATGAGCGAACCGATCGATTTCCGCGCCCTGCAGACCATAGGCTGGCCCTGGGCAGGCGCCCCCGAGCTGCCCAGCTGGCAGGCCTTGTTCGATGAACACCCGCAGGCCCGTCCGGGCCGGGTGATCGAGCAGCACCGCACCGGCTACATCGTGGCCGACATGCCGGACGCGGCGATCAAGACCGAATCCCCGCCGGAGTGGCAGCGGCCGCGGTTCCCCAGCCATGAACGCGCGGCAGTGGGCGACTGGGTGCTGCTGGACGGCATCAAGATCATCGCGCTGCTGCCGCGGCGCACCGCGATCAAGCGCGGGGCGGCCGGCGAGCATTACCACCAGCAGGTGATCGCGGCCAACATCGATACCGTGTTCATCGTGTGCGGGCTGGATGCGGACTTCAACCCGCGCCGGATCGAGCGCTACCTGCTGCTGGTGGGCGGTGGCGGCGCGCAGCCGGTGGTGGTACTGACCAAGGCCGACCAGACCGAGTACAGCCAGGATGCCCTGGACGTGCTGGAAGAGCTGGCCGCGCAGGACATTCCGCTGCTGGCCATCAACGGCCGCGACCCGGCCAGCGCGTCGGCGCTGCTGCCGTGGCTGGGCGCGGGGCGCACCGTGGTGCTGGTGGGGTCGTCGGGGGCGGGCAAGTCCACGCTGACCAACACCCTACTCGGCGAGGAGCGCATGAAAACCGCCGACGTGCGTGTGAACGATTCGCGCGGCCGCCACACCACCACCCACCGCGCCTTGATCCCGCTGCCGGCCGGTGCCTGCCTGATCGATACACCCGGCATGCGCGAGCTCAAGCCGACCGGTGAAGAGGCCTTGAGCGAAGGCGGTTTCTCCGACGTGGAAGCCCTGTCGGCGCAATGCCGTTTCCGCGATTGCGCGCACCAGCGTGAGCCGGGCTGCGCGATCCGGGCGGCCATCGAAGATGGCTCGCTGGATGAAGAACGCCTGTTGAACTACTTCAAGCTGAAGGAAGAAGTGGCAGCCGCGGCGGCCAAGCTGGCGGTGCGCCAGGCGCAGCAGGCCATCGAGCGCAAGCACGTGGGCAAGGGCGCGCAGTGGCGACCGGGCGGAAAGGGCGGCCGGCGATAACCCACGCCGGGTAGAGCCACCCCATGGGGGGCTGCTATTGTCCGCCCATGGACACACCGATGACCGTGGATCGTGAGGTGGCCCACCACACCGCGCTCGATGCGCAGCTGGTGGAGGCGGTGGGCGGCATCAAGCTGCTTGGCCTGACCAGTTGGCCGGCCGCGCTGCAGGCACCGTTCCTGGCCAGCGTCGCGCGCGGCAACCCGGTGCTGCCCCAGGTGTCCTATCCCCGGCTGGACTTCAGCGATACGCGCCGTGCCCTGGCCGCGATCAGCGCCCAGTGCGATCCCACCCATCCCATCGGCCTGTATGTGCAGCGCTCGGCGCACAGCTGGGACCTGGCCGCCGGCCTGCTGGAATCGCTGGGCACCGCCGCGGTGGACCACTACTCGGTGGAGCTGTTCGGCGCGCCCGAGCACCCGCTGCCCGGCAACGGCCCCAGTACCCGCGAGGCAGCGCGCCACTTCATCCAGATCGCGCAGGAACTGGACCACGAACTGCTTGCCCCCGAAGAACAGGTGCCGGTCTCGGCCACCGCGCTCCAGCTGCAGCTGCAAAGCGACCTGGACGCTTTCTTTGAATCGCGCATCATCAGCGTGCAGCTCGACCCGGAACTGATTTCCAAGGCGGCCGCCGGTCCCACCCGGATCCGCCTGCGCACCAGTGCGCGCTTCAGCGCCTACGACCGCGCGCAGCTGTTCCACCACGAAGCGCTGGTGCATTCGTTGACCGCCCTCAACGGACGCGAGCAGCCGCACCTGCCCAGCCTGGCGTTGTCCTCGCCGCGGGTCACCGCCACCCAGGAAGGGCTGGCCACGTTCGCCGAGCAGATCACCGGCAGCATCGACATCGAACGCCTCAAGCGCATCAGCCTGCGCACCGAAGCCATCGCGATGGCGCGCGAAGGCGCCGATTTCATCCAGGTGTTCCGCTACTTCTGCGAGGCCGGGCAGAACAACGAAGAGAGTTTCGCCTCGGCCCAGCGCGTGTTCCGCGGCGTGCCGCCGACCGGCGGCGCGGCCTTCACCAAGGACACCGTGTACCTGCGCGGGTTGGTGTCGGTGCACACCTTCTTCCGCCACATGCTGGCCGAAGACCGCCTGCAGGTCTGCCGCTGGCTGTTTGCCGGCAAGATGTCGCTGCACGATGCCATCGCCTTCGCGCCGCTGTTCGAAGAGGGCATCCTGCGCCCGCCGCGCTGGTTGCCGCATTGGGTCAGCCGCGCCAATGGCCTGGCCGGCATGCTGGCGTTTTCGCTGTTCGCCAACCGCATCCGCATGGACCAGCTGGCCGCCGAGTAGGTCACCACCGTTGGTGGTGACGTACCTGACGCGTCACCACCAACGGTGGATCTACCTGGCGCGTCACCACCAACGGTGGCGACCTACCTGAAAGCGACGGTGGTGACCTACCGCGGGTTCGCTTCTTCCCAGGCGATATGCACGTCAGCCAGCTCGTACAGCTGCTCGACCAGCGCCATCGGCAGGCCGTCGTCGTAGTCCTCGTCGTAGGCTTCATCGAACGGATCGATCTGATGCGCGCCATCCACGGCCTGCAGCATCTGCGCCGGCACGCGCTGCAGTTCGGCGGCCGAATGCTCGTTCGGACCGGCGCCGTCCCACCGGGTTGGATCGAAGCCGATACCATGGTCGGCATAGAAACCGTCCAGGAAGCGTTGCTGCACCAAACCGATGAACTGGTGGGTGTCGCGATCGTAGTCGGGCACGTCGTCCAGCGTTTCGTACTGCGCATGCGCGCCAGCACCCACGCTCCAGAACAGCATCAGCGCCGTGGCGCGGTCCAGGTCGGGCTGGTCGGCCAGCCATGCCAGGGCGCGCTGGTTGTCACCGTAGTTGGAGCGCGCCACATAGAGGTGCCGCTGTTCCGGCGTGGCCTGCACCAGATGCGCGTGCAGCAGCGTCCACTTGGTGGCCTCGTACTCTTGTTCGTTCATTGTCTGCTGTCCCTGCCGTTGCGGTAAGGCGGGCATTGTACGTGCGGTGCATACGGGGAGCATGCGCGCACGGTTTCGCGCGTCGGGTCGCATTTCATACACCGCACCCCGTGGCGTAAGAATCCTTTCATGTTGCGCTCGCATGATGGTCACGCACCTGCAGTGCGCAGGTCATCACCCCCCATGCAACGGACTACCATGCTTACCCGACCCCTGACGATCGCCGTGGCGATTGCGCTGTGCGCCGCCAATGCCCACGCTGCCGACGTAGCCGCCAACGCAGGCCCCGATGCCACCGTTGCGCTCAGCGCGCAGACCCTGGACACCGTGTCGGTGATCGGCCAGGGCGAAACCCGCCAGGTGCAGCGCATCGGCACGGTGGACAAGCAGGTGCTGCCGCCGGGCACCAGCGGCCAGAAGATCCTCGACCGCCTGCCGGGCGTGTCGGTGCAGTCCAACGATGCCTTCGGCGCCAACGAAGAATCGCAGAGCATCACCCTGCGCGGCTTCGACAAGAGCCGCCTGGGCTACACGCTGGACGGCATTCCGCTGGGCGACAACAGCTACGGCAACTACAACGGCCTGAGCATCGCGCGTGCCCTGATCGCCGAGAACCTGGCCGGGGCGGAACTGTCCCAGGGCATCGGCTCGCTGGGCGTGGCGTCCACCAGCAACCTGGGTGGCACCATCCAGTACTTCTCTCAGGACCCGTCCACCGAATTCGGCGGCCGTGCCAGCGTGACCGTGGGCGACGACAACCAGCGCCGTGGCTACCTGCGCGTGGACACCGGCGACCTCAACGGTTTCTCGGCCTACGTGTCCGGCGTGCACCAGGATTCGGACATGTGGGCCGCGCCGAACCAGAACCAGACCACGCGCCAGTTCAATGCCAAGGCCGTGTGGAACGTGGGCGACCACCGCTTTGGTGCGTTCGCCGCCACCTCGCGGGTGAGCCAGGCCAACTACGCCTACCTGTCCAAGGACATGCTGCGTCGCGGCCTGGGCTATGACTGGAACATCTACGCCCCGGACTGGGACCGCGCCGTGGCCGCCGCATACTGCGCGCCGGGCACCCGGGACGCGCAGAAGTGCGCCTTCAGCGGGGGCGTCAACAGCATCGACGATGCCTACTACCAGAGCCGCGCGCTGCGCGACGACAACCTGTACGCGCTGGATGCCGACCTGGCGCTGGGTGACACCGCGCGCCTGAAGCTGCTCGGCTACCACCATGAAAACCGTGGCCAGGGCCACTGGTGGGCACCGGGCCAGCCGTCCTACCCGGGCACCGCGCAGGCGCTGCCGATCTCCATCCGCAGCACCAACTACACCATCAACCGCCAGGGCATCACCGCCGCGCTGAGCTGGCAGTGGGGCATCCACGAGCTGGAAGCGGGCCTGTGGTACGAGCGCAACGACCACAACGTGGAGCGCAACTTCTACTACATCACCGGTCCGTTCCTGGACGACGCCTACCTGAACTACCCGAACCGCCGCCTGTTCGACCAGGACTTCGACATCCGCACGCGCCAGTTCTACGTGCAGGACCGCATGCGTTTCCTGGATGACCGCCTGACCGTCGATGTGGGCATCAAGAGCCCCAACACCCGCATGACCGCCAACGCCAAGCCGGGCACCGAGGCCAGCTACGCGTCGGGCACGCTGACCGCCAAGGAATCGGTGCTGCCGCAGGCCGGCGTCGGCTTCAAGCTGAGCCCCAACCAGGAGCTGTTCGCCTCGTACTCGGAGAACATCGCCGCATTCGTCGGCGGTGGCAGCGGCGGCCCGCTGCAGGTGTCGCCGGAATCGTTCGCGGCCAGCGCCGGGCTGGAGCCGGAGAAGTCCAAGACGCTGGAAGCGGGCTTCCGCACCTTCGGCGAAAAGTACCAGGCCTCGATCGCGGCGTACCACGTGATGTTCGACAACCGCCTGCTCTCGCTCAACCCGTGCACCAGCATCGAGGTGGGCACGCGCCCGGAGTGCATCACCCGCTTCATCAACGTGGGCTCGGTGAAGAGCCGCGGTGCCGAGCTGACCTTCATCCTGAAGCCGGTGGATGGCCTGCAGTGGTACAACGCGCTGTCGTGGAACAAGACCACCTACGAGGACAACTACACCTCCGGCGGGGCGATCGTGCCGGTGGCCGGCAAGATCACCGTGGACACCCCGCAGCGCATGGCGTCCAGTGAAATCAGCTGGAACCGCGACGGCTACTTCGCCAGCCTGCGCGCCAAGTACACCGGCAAGCGCTATTACACCTACACCAACGACCAGTCGGTGGCAGGCGTGACCACCTTCGATGCGGGCGTGGGCTATTCGTTCGGCCCCGGCCTGGGCCTGCGCGACGTCAAGGTGTCGCTCAACGCGACCAACCTCACCAACAAGCGCTACGCCGGCCAGCTCAGCTCGTTCGCCCCGACCGACCCCACCGGCACCCGCTACGCCATCCACGCCAGCGCCCCGCGCCAGGTGTTCATGACGGTGGCAGCGGAGTTCTGACCAACGCGGGCACCGTCAACCGTCCATCGCGGTTGGGGTGCGCGGGTGTGCCGACCAACGGTCGGCACCTACCGGATACGTAACACGACCCCGCGGTAGCCACCGACCGTTGGTCGGTGGTGCCGGTAGTGCCGGCCGCTGGCCGGCAACCCCATGAGCCCGTCATCGCGAGTCGCCGGCCAGGCGAGTCGCCGGCCAGCGGCCGGCACTACCAAGACGACGTCCACCCAACGCAAACCAGGCAAAAAAAAGCCGCAACGCCTCTCAGCGTCGCGGCCACCTCGTGGGGGAGGTCACGCGTCAACTCGACGCGTCAAACATCAGAACATGTGCAGCCCACCGTTCACCGCGTAATCCGCGCCGGTCACATACGCCGCATCATCCGACGCCAGCCACGCGCACAGGCTGGCCACTTCTTCCGGCTTGCCCAGGCGGCGGATCGGTACCGAGCCGGCCAACCGGTCCAGCACGTCCGGCGGGAAACTGCTGATCGACTGGCTGGCGATGTAGCCCGGCGAAATCGTATTGACCGTCACCCCGCGCGTGGCTACTTCATTGGCCAGCGCCCGGCTGAACCCATGCATGGCCGCCTTCGCGGTGGCGAAATTGACCTGGCCGATCTGGCCCTTGTGCGCGCTCACCGAGCCGATGTTCACGATGCGGCCCCAGCCCCGCGCGGCCATGCCGTCGATGACCTGCTTGGTGATGTTGAACAGCGCGTGCAGGTTCGAGCCCATCACCGCGTTCCAGTCGTCCGGGCTCATCTGCCGGAACAACACGTCGCGACTGCCGCCGGCGTTGTTGACCAGCACGTCGATCTCGCCGACCTCGGCCTTGACCTTGGCGAAGGCGGCCACGGTCGAGGACCAGTCCGCGGCGTTGCCCTCGGAGGCGATGAAATCGAAGCCCAGCTCGCGCTGTTCGCGCAGCCAGCCGGCCTGGCGCGGCGAGTTCGGTGCGCAACCGGCCACCACGGTGTGGCCGTTGCGGGCCAGCTTCTGGCAGATGGCAGTGCCGACACTGCCCATACCGCTGGTGACGTAGGCGATGCGAAGGGTCATGGCAGAACGCTCCTTGGTAGGCGGATCAGGACGCAAGCGGGTACAGGCCGAACAGCAGGCCGCCGAGCATCAGCAGCATCGAGATGGCGATGGCCCACTTCAGGGTGAACTTCTGGTGGTCGGCGAACTCCACCTTGGCCAGGCCCACCAGCAGGTAGGTCGAGGGCACCAGCGGGCTGAGCAGGTGCACCGGCTGCCCGGCCAGCGAGGCGCGGGCCATTTCCACCGGGGTGATGCCGTAGTTGCCGGCGGCCTCGGACAGGATCGGCAGCACGCCGAAGTAGAAGGCGTCGTTGGACATGAAGAAGGTGAACGGCATCGAGGCGATCGCGGTGATCACCGCCAGGTACGGGCCCCAGCTGTCCGGGATGATCGCCAGGAAGCTGTGCGACATCGCCTCCACCATGCCGGTGTTGTTGAGGATGCCGGTGAAGATGCCCGCGGCGAAGATCAGCGCCACCACCGACAGCACATTGCCGGCATGGTTGACCACGCGGCGGCGCTGCTCGGCCAGGTTGGGGTAGTTGATCACCAGCGCGATCGCAAAGCCGACCATGAACAAGACCGGCATCGGCAGCACGCCCATGATCAGCGCGGTCATCAGCGCCAGGGTGAGCGCCAGGTTCACCCACAGCAGCTTCGGCCGCTTGGTGTCTTCGGCGTCTTCCACCGTGGGCAGCGCGTTGCCGTCATCGGACACGCTGTTGTCCATCCAGCTGCCACCCTGCGGCAGGCTCACCACGCCGAGCCGGCGGCGCTCCTTCAGGCCCAGGTACCAGGCCAGCAGCAGCACGCCCGCGCAGGCGATCACCATCGAAGGAATCAGCGGCACGAACACGTCGGCCGGGTCCACGTGCAACGCAGTGGCTGCGCGTGCGGTGGGCCCGCCCCACGGGGTGAGGTTCATCACGCCACCGGCGAGGATGGTCACGCAGGTCATGTTCAGCGCGTTCATGCCCAGCCGCTGGTACAGCGGCAGCATCGCCGACACGGTGATCATGTAGGTGGTCGAGCCATCGCCGTCGAGCGAGATCAGCATCGCCAGGATCGCGGTGCCGAGCACGATCTTCATCGGGTCGCCCTTGACGAAGCGCAGGATGATCCGCACCAGCGGGTCGAACAGGCCCGCATCGATCATCACCCCGAAGTACAGGATGGCGAACATCAGCATCACGCCGGTGGGCGCGATCTTCTTGATGCCCTCCAGCATCATCTCGTCGATGTCGGCACCGAAGCCGCCCAGCAGCGCGAAGATGATCGGAATGGTGATGAGGGCAACCAGCGGCGACAGCCGCTTGCTCATGATCAAATACATGAATGTAATGACCATGCCAAAGCCGAGGATGCTCAGCATCATCTGCAGACTCCTGGAAGGGAAAGACGGAAGGGAAGGCTCAGAAATCGAACTGCAGGCGGCCGGTCACCGCGCGGGTGCGGTCCACCGTGGTTGCGGTCAGGCGGTCGCGGTTGCGGCTTTCGATCAGGTTGAGCATGAAGCGCAGGTTCGGGCGCATGTACCAGTTGCCGCCCAGCGTCCATGCCTCGGTCTGTGCATCGCGCAGGTCCGGCTGGCCGATCAGGTGCTGGTCGCCGCGCATCTGGTCGTAGCGCAGTGCCAGCTCGAAGGCGCCTGCCTTGTGCTGGAAATCCTTGACCCGACCGAAGCGGCCGGTCTTGCGGTCGTACACGCGCGACTCGCCGGTGACGAACCAGCTGACCAGGCCGTAGCCGGCCAGTACCTTGCCGCGCTGGCTGCCGTCGTCGAAGGTGGCGCCGCTGAACTCGCCCTGCCAGGACAGCGGGCCGCGCACCTGCGCGTACTCCAGCGACCACTTGTTGACGTCGGTGTCGCGGCCGGCCGAGAAGTCGACCAGGGTCAGGCGGCTGTTGTCGGACAGGTGGCCGGCCGGGCGCGGGCGGATCTTCAGCCCGGGCACGCCGTTGGCGCCGGGATTGTCGTAGCGCTCGTGGGCCAGCGACAGGCCCAGATGCAGCACTTCGCCAGCGGTGGCGCCCGGTGCCCAGGTGGCACGGCCACCGGCGGCGCGGCCCTTGACCTGCCAGGCGTCGATGCTCTCCAGGCTGTAGGCGCTGGCCGCCCAGGTCATGTCGCCGCGCGCGGCCTGCCACGAGGCGCCCAGCCGGTACAGCGGGGCCAGCGTGGTGCCGGCGTTGCCGCGTTCCAGGAAGGTGCCGTAGTTGGAGCTGGTGCGGTCGTCCAGCGAGAAGAACTGCTTGAACTGGCCCACGGTGAGCTTGCCGGCGTCACCGAAGCTGCGGCTGACGAAGACGTCCTTGGCCTCCACCCGGTCGCC
This is a stretch of genomic DNA from Stenotrophomonas rhizophila. It encodes these proteins:
- the rsgA gene encoding ribosome small subunit-dependent GTPase A is translated as MSEPIDFRALQTIGWPWAGAPELPSWQALFDEHPQARPGRVIEQHRTGYIVADMPDAAIKTESPPEWQRPRFPSHERAAVGDWVLLDGIKIIALLPRRTAIKRGAAGEHYHQQVIAANIDTVFIVCGLDADFNPRRIERYLLLVGGGGAQPVVVLTKADQTEYSQDALDVLEELAAQDIPLLAINGRDPASASALLPWLGAGRTVVLVGSSGAGKSTLTNTLLGEERMKTADVRVNDSRGRHTTTHRALIPLPAGACLIDTPGMRELKPTGEEALSEGGFSDVEALSAQCRFRDCAHQREPGCAIRAAIEDGSLDEERLLNYFKLKEEVAAAAAKLAVRQAQQAIERKHVGKGAQWRPGGKGGRR
- a CDS encoding CitMHS family transporter — encoded protein: MLSILGFGMVITFMYLIMSKRLSPLVALITIPIIFALLGGFGADIDEMMLEGIKKIAPTGVMLMFAILYFGVMIDAGLFDPLVRIILRFVKGDPMKIVLGTAILAMLISLDGDGSTTYMITVSAMLPLYQRLGMNALNMTCVTILAGGVMNLTPWGGPTARAATALHVDPADVFVPLIPSMVIACAGVLLLAWYLGLKERRRLGVVSLPQGGSWMDNSVSDDGNALPTVEDAEDTKRPKLLWVNLALTLALMTALIMGVLPMPVLFMVGFAIALVINYPNLAEQRRRVVNHAGNVLSVVALIFAAGIFTGILNNTGMVEAMSHSFLAIIPDSWGPYLAVITAIASMPFTFFMSNDAFYFGVLPILSEAAGNYGITPVEMARASLAGQPVHLLSPLVPSTYLLVGLAKVEFADHQKFTLKWAIAISMLLMLGGLLFGLYPLAS
- a CDS encoding OprO/OprP family phosphate-selective porin encodes the protein MELNSLRWRTPAACTLLLLTAPVWAAEDNDDDRPVTATVGGRLHLDFADFSNDGRGTPNKDDTEIRRAWLDVSGKFFVVDYKLEADVSGDRVEAKDVFVSRSFGDAGKLTVGQFKQFFSLDDRTSSNYGTFLERGNAGTTLAPLYRLGASWQAARGDMTWAASAYSLESIDAWQVKGRAAGGRATWAPGATAGEVLHLGLSLAHERYDNPGANGVPGLKIRPRPAGHLSDNSRLTLVDFSAGRDTDVNKWSLEYAQVRGPLSWQGEFSGATFDDGSQRGKVLAGYGLVSWFVTGESRVYDRKTGRFGRVKDFQHKAGAFELALRYDQMRGDQHLIGQPDLRDAQTEAWTLGGNWYMRPNLRFMLNLIESRNRDRLTATTVDRTRAVTGRLQFDF
- a CDS encoding DUF4274 domain-containing protein translates to MNEQEYEATKWTLLHAHLVQATPEQRHLYVARSNYGDNQRALAWLADQPDLDRATALMLFWSVGAGAHAQYETLDDVPDYDRDTHQFIGLVQQRFLDGFYADHGIGFDPTRWDGAGPNEHSAAELQRVPAQMLQAVDGAHQIDPFDEAYDEDYDDGLPMALVEQLYELADVHIAWEEANPR
- a CDS encoding SGNH/GDSL hydrolase family protein: MALSYLALGDSYTIGEGVEPAARWPLQLVAGLRDISVAVDDPQIIATTGWTTDELEAGIDAAAPQGPFGLVSLLIGVNDQYRGRSVDDYRPRFTALLQRALGFAGDRAQRVLVLSIPDWGVTPYARDNNRDRVQVGQELDAYNAAAAAICAEHGVSFIDITDLSRVPGGEAVMLVDDGLHPSAAMYALWTERAFQVARVQLADEVPR
- a CDS encoding pyridoxal phosphate-dependent aminotransferase, whose translation is MSTPPIKPLATRERLSEVRYEIRGELARRARELEAQGRKLIKLNIGNPGNFGFRAPEHLQRAIADDMGRTDPYTHQQGLPEAREAIAAAYARRGAPDAHPDRVFVGNGVSELIDLSLRALLNPGDEVLVPSPDYPLWSAATILNDGRPVYYRCAPENGFQPDPVEIETLVSSRTRAIVLINPNNPSGASYSRDLLERIVAIAAKHNLLLMVDEIYDQILYDDAQFHPVAPLAGEHPCITFSGLSKVHRACGWRVGWAMLSGAAERLGEFRAAMDLLSALRLCANVPGQYAIDAAVNGPDTVSALCAPGGRLYETRRAVIEACNASEHLSLVAPAGALYAFPAVVGPAARSFDDHDFALELMNEEGVLVVPGSSFNVPYRHHFRVTLLPEAEVMRDVFARIDRALARRAEANTKVVPLKPRSAVA
- the phbB gene encoding acetoacetyl-CoA reductase, which gives rise to MTLRIAYVTSGMGSVGTAICQKLARNGHTVVAGCAPNSPRQAGWLREQRELGFDFIASEGNAADWSSTVAAFAKVKAEVGEIDVLVNNAGGSRDVLFRQMSPDDWNAVMGSNLHALFNITKQVIDGMAARGWGRIVNIGSVSAHKGQIGQVNFATAKAAMHGFSRALANEVATRGVTVNTISPGYIASQSISSFPPDVLDRLAGSVPIRRLGKPEEVASLCAWLASDDAAYVTGADYAVNGGLHMF
- a CDS encoding flavohemoglobin expression-modulating QEGLA motif protein, producing MTVDREVAHHTALDAQLVEAVGGIKLLGLTSWPAALQAPFLASVARGNPVLPQVSYPRLDFSDTRRALAAISAQCDPTHPIGLYVQRSAHSWDLAAGLLESLGTAAVDHYSVELFGAPEHPLPGNGPSTREAARHFIQIAQELDHELLAPEEQVPVSATALQLQLQSDLDAFFESRIISVQLDPELISKAAAGPTRIRLRTSARFSAYDRAQLFHHEALVHSLTALNGREQPHLPSLALSSPRVTATQEGLATFAEQITGSIDIERLKRISLRTEAIAMAREGADFIQVFRYFCEAGQNNEESFASAQRVFRGVPPTGGAAFTKDTVYLRGLVSVHTFFRHMLAEDRLQVCRWLFAGKMSLHDAIAFAPLFEEGILRPPRWLPHWVSRANGLAGMLAFSLFANRIRMDQLAAE
- a CDS encoding TonB-dependent receptor, coding for MLTRPLTIAVAIALCAANAHAADVAANAGPDATVALSAQTLDTVSVIGQGETRQVQRIGTVDKQVLPPGTSGQKILDRLPGVSVQSNDAFGANEESQSITLRGFDKSRLGYTLDGIPLGDNSYGNYNGLSIARALIAENLAGAELSQGIGSLGVASTSNLGGTIQYFSQDPSTEFGGRASVTVGDDNQRRGYLRVDTGDLNGFSAYVSGVHQDSDMWAAPNQNQTTRQFNAKAVWNVGDHRFGAFAATSRVSQANYAYLSKDMLRRGLGYDWNIYAPDWDRAVAAAYCAPGTRDAQKCAFSGGVNSIDDAYYQSRALRDDNLYALDADLALGDTARLKLLGYHHENRGQGHWWAPGQPSYPGTAQALPISIRSTNYTINRQGITAALSWQWGIHELEAGLWYERNDHNVERNFYYITGPFLDDAYLNYPNRRLFDQDFDIRTRQFYVQDRMRFLDDRLTVDVGIKSPNTRMTANAKPGTEASYASGTLTAKESVLPQAGVGFKLSPNQELFASYSENIAAFVGGGSGGPLQVSPESFAASAGLEPEKSKTLEAGFRTFGEKYQASIAAYHVMFDNRLLSLNPCTSIEVGTRPECITRFINVGSVKSRGAELTFILKPVDGLQWYNALSWNKTTYEDNYTSGGAIVPVAGKITVDTPQRMASSEISWNRDGYFASLRAKYTGKRYYTYTNDQSVAGVTTFDAGVGYSFGPGLGLRDVKVSLNATNLTNKRYAGQLSSFAPTDPTGTRYAIHASAPRQVFMTVAAEF